One stretch of SAR202 cluster bacterium DNA includes these proteins:
- a CDS encoding heterodisulfide reductase, whose translation MKVAFYPGCVSKGGCPELYPATLKICEKLGIELDELEGASCTGSGVLQEKDRLLGDVLNARTFAMAEQKNLPIMTICSTCQGVMAQANKRLTDPDNPQYLEEVNTFLKEEGLEYKGTTVIKHILWILVEDFGVEHVKSLFVRKLSDLKIAPFYGCYIVRPSWALDFEDNPDRQQSLEILIEAVGAEVVDFEGKTRCCGFPILTINEKNSVSMVAKHTSTVQELGADAMVTPCPLCHLNLDGYQPKARKQSGVSIHMPILHLPQMIGIALGFSPKEMGLERHIVSTEAINKVLKETNAV comes from the coding sequence ATGAAAGTTGCTTTTTATCCAGGTTGTGTTTCAAAGGGCGGATGCCCTGAATTGTATCCTGCCACTTTGAAAATTTGTGAAAAATTAGGAATTGAATTAGATGAACTTGAAGGCGCATCATGTACTGGTTCTGGCGTACTTCAAGAGAAAGATAGATTGCTTGGTGATGTTTTAAACGCACGTACATTTGCAATGGCAGAACAAAAAAATCTTCCTATAATGACCATTTGTTCAACATGCCAAGGTGTAATGGCTCAAGCAAATAAACGTTTAACAGATCCTGATAATCCACAGTATTTAGAAGAGGTTAATACATTTCTAAAAGAAGAAGGACTTGAATATAAAGGTACAACTGTAATTAAACATATTTTATGGATATTAGTAGAAGATTTCGGTGTGGAACATGTAAAATCTCTATTTGTTAGAAAATTGAGTGACTTAAAAATCGCACCTTTCTATGGATGTTATATTGTAAGACCCTCTTGGGCTTTAGATTTTGAAGATAATCCTGATCGACAGCAATCACTAGAAATATTAATCGAAGCTGTAGGAGCTGAAGTTGTAGACTTTGAAGGTAAGACTCGTTGTTGTGGATTTCCTATTTTAACGATAAATGAAAAGAATTCTGTATCGATGGTTGCCAAACATACATCAACTGTTCAAGAATTAGGTGCAGACGCTATGGTAACCCCTTGTCCTCTTTGTCATCTAAATTTAGACGGATATCAACCTAAAGCAAGAAAACAATCAGGAGTTTCAATACATATGCCGATATTGCATCTCCCACAAATGATAGGAATTGCTTTAGGGTTTAGCCCTAAAGAGATGGGATTAGAACGACATATAGTTTCGACAGAAGCTATCAATAAGGTTCTTAAAGAAACTAACGCTGTTTAG
- a CDS encoding FAD-dependent oxidoreductase, producing the protein MFDHDIIIIGSGVSGLSCAKILNDNNKKFVLYESQTQVGGRMSTDLVGEHKLDRGFQVFIKGYPLYEGVFDVDQLSLHSFLPGALIRLNNRFYKVVDPFRNIIEGFKSIFTPIGSLLDKLKILKLRISLLLKTSGNLKNNISTYNYLKKNGFSEEMINNFFVPFFGSVLLDKDLSTVKSTFETVYKAMSSDNICLPENGIVDFPKSIYNQLPKDQFCFNAEVIAIDNHVVTFADGSSTSSKSIVIATDATTASNLTQSFESPLYCGTTCLYFVTSSQLIKEPMIITNAGEGFIDTICCLTNVNHLYSSQNLISVNVNKIIPDITHDEIVDSIKLELRSWFPKIDFDFIKLYEIPNALPKHTPSEFNRMRNIPQGENGVYFCGDYLYGASVNDAIKSGLETAEILLSLD; encoded by the coding sequence ATGTTTGATCACGATATTATCATCATAGGTTCAGGTGTTTCAGGTTTATCCTGTGCCAAAATTTTGAATGACAATAATAAAAAATTTGTTCTTTATGAATCACAAACTCAAGTTGGTGGGCGCATGTCCACGGATCTTGTAGGTGAACACAAACTTGATAGAGGGTTTCAAGTTTTTATCAAAGGATATCCTTTATATGAAGGTGTATTTGATGTTGATCAACTTTCTTTACATTCTTTTCTACCTGGGGCACTAATTCGCCTGAATAATCGTTTTTATAAGGTGGTAGATCCATTTAGAAATATTATTGAAGGTTTTAAATCCATTTTTACACCTATTGGTTCATTACTAGATAAATTAAAAATATTAAAACTTCGTATAAGTTTGTTGTTAAAAACATCGGGTAATTTAAAGAACAATATTTCTACATATAATTATTTGAAAAAAAATGGTTTTAGTGAAGAAATGATTAATAATTTCTTTGTTCCTTTTTTTGGTTCAGTTTTATTAGATAAAGATTTATCTACGGTAAAAAGTACTTTTGAAACGGTATATAAAGCAATGTCTTCAGACAATATATGTTTACCAGAAAATGGTATTGTGGATTTCCCAAAAAGCATATATAACCAATTGCCAAAAGATCAATTTTGTTTTAATGCAGAAGTGATAGCTATAGACAATCATGTGGTTACATTCGCAGACGGTTCTTCAACATCTTCTAAATCAATTGTAATCGCAACAGACGCTACCACTGCTTCAAATCTTACTCAATCATTTGAATCTCCACTCTATTGCGGCACTACTTGTTTGTATTTCGTTACATCTAGTCAATTAATAAAAGAACCGATGATTATCACTAATGCTGGAGAGGGTTTTATAGATACCATATGTTGTTTGACCAATGTGAATCATTTGTACTCTTCCCAAAATCTGATATCGGTAAACGTAAATAAAATTATACCTGACATTACGCACGATGAAATTGTTGATTCTATAAAATTAGAACTACGATCTTGGTTTCCTAAAATTGATTTTGATTTTATAAAGTTATATGAAATTCCAAATGCACTACCCAAGCATACTCCGTCAGAATTTAATAGAATGAGAAACATACCACAAGGAGAGAATGGTGTGTATTTTTGCGGTGATTATTTATATGGTGCTTCAGTTAATGACGCTATAAAATCTGGTTTAGAAACAGCTGAAATTTTATTGTCCTTAGATTAG
- a CDS encoding aminotransferase class III-fold pyridoxal phosphate-dependent enzyme: MYNRKPQSKQEQISEELANKYMPAGNLGNMSSKFEQGFIVSHGKGSKIYDLSGNEYIDYLIGSGPMILGHANESVVKAVQTQMEKGSTFFLNNESIIELAEEVCSAVPCAEMIRFTTSGTDATFQCLRVARAYTGKDKILKFEGGYHGSHDYALMSQVPTLDKEFPEPEPDSAGIPKVIAETVLIAPYNDIETTESIIKKEKDNIAAVIVEPVQRIISPTEGFLKQLRELTIKYNIPLIFDEVVTGFRLSYGGAQEFFGVVPDLASFGKIVGGGFPLAAVAGKKEIMEHYDGALHQNNYIPQTGTLNGNPIAAVAGLATLKQLKDPSAYNRLHEIGTKLKKALADSMQQYEIEAQITGDNTVFDIVFTNKEINNYRDLATGNSALLSKFNNLMLNQGILKPGNKLYMSLALTDEDIEKTIKAFSYSASKLRD, translated from the coding sequence ATGTATAACAGAAAACCACAAAGTAAACAGGAACAAATATCAGAAGAATTAGCTAATAAATACATGCCTGCTGGTAATCTCGGCAACATGTCGAGTAAGTTTGAGCAGGGCTTTATTGTAAGTCATGGCAAAGGTTCGAAGATATATGATTTAAGTGGAAACGAGTATATAGATTACCTTATTGGTTCTGGCCCAATGATACTTGGACATGCAAATGAATCTGTTGTTAAAGCTGTACAAACGCAAATGGAAAAAGGTTCTACATTCTTCCTAAACAACGAATCTATCATTGAGTTAGCTGAGGAAGTATGTTCAGCAGTACCTTGCGCTGAAATGATAAGATTCACCACTAGTGGTACTGATGCTACATTCCAATGTTTACGTGTTGCAAGAGCATATACTGGCAAAGATAAGATATTAAAATTTGAGGGTGGCTACCATGGTTCCCATGATTATGCTCTCATGAGCCAAGTTCCAACTTTAGATAAAGAATTCCCAGAACCTGAACCTGACTCAGCTGGAATACCAAAAGTAATAGCTGAAACAGTTTTAATTGCCCCATACAATGATATTGAAACCACTGAATCTATTATCAAAAAAGAAAAAGATAATATAGCTGCAGTTATTGTTGAACCAGTACAAAGAATTATTTCCCCAACTGAAGGGTTTCTAAAACAGTTGAGAGAATTAACGATCAAATATAATATACCTTTAATTTTTGATGAAGTTGTTACTGGGTTCAGACTATCATACGGAGGTGCTCAAGAATTCTTTGGCGTAGTTCCTGACTTGGCATCATTTGGCAAAATTGTCGGAGGTGGTTTTCCACTTGCAGCAGTGGCTGGGAAAAAAGAAATTATGGAACACTATGATGGTGCGTTACATCAAAACAACTATATTCCGCAAACTGGTACCCTAAATGGAAACCCTATTGCAGCTGTTGCTGGTTTAGCTACATTAAAACAATTAAAAGATCCTTCTGCTTATAATAGACTGCATGAAATTGGTACTAAGCTCAAAAAAGCTTTAGCAGACTCCATGCAACAATATGAAATAGAAGCACAGATTACTGGGGACAATACGGTATTTGATATTGTATTTACCAATAAAGAAATAAATAACTACCGTGATCTCGCCACAGGGAATAGTGCCCTATTAAGTAAATTCAATAATTTAATGTTGAATCAAGGGATACTGAAACCAGGGAACAAGTTGTATATGTCATTGGCTTTAACAGATGAGGATATAGAAAAAACAATTAAAGCTTTCTCATATTCTGCATCAAAGCTACGTGACTAA
- a CDS encoding DUF1330 domain-containing protein, protein MATYLVGDVRVREPDKYKEYLVEVPKIAAKHGGKYLVRGGELTLNEGDWAPTRMVIIEFPTRKDAMNFYEGAEYAPWKKIRNMYADSDLVFVDGV, encoded by the coding sequence ATGGCAACTTATTTAGTGGGGGATGTTCGTGTGCGCGAGCCTGATAAATACAAAGAATACCTGGTCGAAGTTCCAAAAATTGCTGCAAAACATGGGGGTAAATATTTGGTTCGAGGTGGAGAACTTACTTTAAATGAAGGGGATTGGGCACCAACAAGAATGGTAATAATTGAATTTCCTACAAGAAAAGATGCTATGAATTTTTATGAAGGAGCTGAATATGCTCCCTGGAAAAAAATTAGAAATATGTATGCGGATTCTGATCTTGTTTTTGTAGATGGCGTGTAA
- a CDS encoding DUF1295 domain-containing protein, producing the protein MMESITVTAVTGLTVVTLAWIISIYLKDSSIVDIVWGLGFIVIAITNSLYFEINSIRQLLILIVVTIWGARLSGYLAIRNANKPEDWRYQKFRQNAGDIYWLTSYFKVFLLQGGIMCIISLPMIVIFSDNNPSSLTIIDFIGVSIFFTGLLTEGIADAQMYIFKKNHSSSTNKETVLDTGLWKYSRHPNYLGEIVLWFGIGIIGLSSEYGYLSLISPLLLTFIMIKISGVSMLESELINTKPKYNKYISKTPSLFPNLLKRNK; encoded by the coding sequence ATGATGGAAAGTATTACAGTTACTGCAGTAACTGGTCTAACAGTAGTTACCCTAGCATGGATAATTAGTATTTATCTTAAAGATTCATCTATTGTTGATATTGTATGGGGACTAGGTTTTATAGTTATAGCAATAACAAATTCACTTTACTTTGAAATTAATTCTATTCGTCAATTATTAATTCTTATAGTCGTAACTATATGGGGAGCAAGACTCTCAGGATATTTAGCTATAAGAAATGCTAACAAACCTGAGGATTGGAGATATCAAAAATTTAGACAAAATGCTGGGGATATATATTGGCTTACAAGCTACTTTAAAGTATTTCTCTTACAAGGCGGCATAATGTGTATCATTTCTTTACCTATGATAGTTATATTTAGTGATAACAATCCTTCTTCATTAACTATAATTGATTTTATTGGAGTTTCTATTTTCTTCACAGGGCTGCTAACTGAAGGTATAGCTGATGCTCAGATGTATATTTTTAAGAAAAACCACTCATCATCAACTAATAAAGAAACTGTTTTGGATACCGGATTATGGAAATATTCTAGACATCCTAACTATCTTGGAGAAATAGTATTGTGGTTTGGCATTGGAATTATTGGACTCTCTTCTGAATATGGATATCTAAGTTTGATTAGCCCTCTATTACTAACATTCATCATGATAAAAATTTCAGGGGTATCTATGTTAGAATCTGAACTCATCAATACTAAACCTAAATACAACAAATATATATCCAAAACCCCAAGTTTATTTCCTAATTTACTCAAAAGAAATAAATAG
- a CDS encoding LLM class flavin-dependent oxidoreductase, which yields MEYGIGLDTSLGISYDQDLEMSKYASQYGYTSIWTPEHRVYDSFVLCLERWNATREHTDAGLSTGIGVSPVNLRSPFALAMTASTISKRTHGQFILGIGSGGVYREATRNSLGLSKVSVLSLMTDYLSIIKPLVHNQTVNYTGDTVSLHNANLGTGNEYPTPIYLAALGPKMLGVGAKLADGIALNWCSTEQIAWSREIIKTEAEKNNRNPDEIKVVQYIRMCIDNDVDLARKAFIQSMLGYALGSPNASPSEKRMGYRGHFERMGFAEELNKLDTMRSEGASQDKLIDSFPDELALKVGYFGAPDGAKDHFIKLSEGLDTAIVRVVAARPIIDSTKLVIDTCKP from the coding sequence ATGGAATATGGAATTGGACTAGATACTAGCTTAGGAATTAGTTATGACCAAGACCTAGAAATGAGTAAATATGCTTCACAATATGGGTATACTAGCATTTGGACACCGGAACATCGAGTATATGATAGTTTTGTTTTATGCTTGGAAAGATGGAATGCCACAAGAGAGCATACAGATGCTGGTTTAAGTACAGGAATCGGCGTTTCACCAGTAAACTTACGAAGTCCATTTGCCTTGGCAATGACCGCCTCTACTATTTCCAAAAGAACACATGGACAATTTATTCTTGGAATTGGTTCAGGCGGAGTTTACAGAGAAGCTACAAGAAATTCTTTAGGATTGAGTAAAGTTTCTGTCTTGAGTTTAATGACAGATTATCTTTCTATAATTAAACCATTAGTACACAATCAAACAGTTAACTATACTGGTGATACTGTAAGCCTACACAACGCAAATTTAGGTACTGGAAATGAATATCCTACACCAATATATCTTGCCGCCTTAGGACCTAAAATGCTCGGTGTTGGGGCAAAATTAGCCGATGGCATTGCATTAAATTGGTGTTCTACAGAACAGATTGCCTGGAGCAGAGAGATAATTAAAACAGAAGCAGAAAAAAATAACAGAAATCCTGATGAGATAAAAGTTGTCCAGTATATACGTATGTGTATTGATAATGATGTAGATCTTGCAAGAAAAGCTTTTATTCAATCTATGTTAGGGTATGCTCTTGGAAGTCCAAATGCAAGCCCTTCAGAAAAAAGAATGGGATACAGAGGACATTTTGAACGTATGGGTTTTGCTGAAGAATTGAATAAATTAGATACAATGCGATCAGAAGGAGCAAGTCAAGATAAACTTATAGATAGTTTCCCTGATGAATTGGCTCTCAAAGTTGGATATTTCGGGGCACCAGATGGAGCAAAAGACCATTTTATAAAACTATCTGAAGGATTAGATACTGCTATAGTAAGAGTAGTTGCAGCAAGACCAATAATCGATTCGACAAAACTTGTCATTGATACATGCAAACCCTAA
- a CDS encoding CrcB family protein, translated as MDLIYDNVLCSTIVKIYKKDDHVIVLFQVGLGGALGAISRYLLATYIESWGYNNQVSIFVVNILGALVAGFCITTLELNVESKFFQTFFIVGFLASFTTFSTIAVATDQLFIRGQYLIGFMNITGNIFFGLLAGLIGILVARAIN; from the coding sequence ATCGACCTAATTTATGATAATGTTCTTTGTAGTACAATAGTGAAAATATATAAAAAGGACGACCATGTGATAGTTTTATTTCAAGTAGGTTTAGGTGGAGCTTTAGGGGCAATCTCTCGTTATCTATTAGCGACATATATAGAATCATGGGGATATAACAACCAAGTATCAATTTTTGTTGTTAATATTTTAGGAGCCTTGGTTGCTGGTTTTTGTATAACAACATTAGAGTTAAATGTTGAATCTAAGTTTTTTCAAACATTTTTTATAGTTGGATTCTTAGCATCATTTACAACTTTTTCAACAATAGCCGTTGCTACTGATCAACTATTTATTCGTGGGCAATATTTAATAGGATTTATGAATATCACAGGGAATATATTTTTTGGGCTACTAGCTGGTTTAATTGGTATATTGGTTGCTAGAGCTATAAATTAA
- a CDS encoding NUDIX hydrolase, whose protein sequence is MDEKTISSKLIYDGEVIKMKVDTVKLTNGIITTREIINHNGSVAIVALDNDKVSLLMVRQYRKAVEEAILEVPSGTLELDEDPLDCAYRELEEETGYIAKHMEKIGSIMISPGFLNEKTDIYFAKDLTFSNINLDEDEILLVEKYSIKEILELINREIVTDAMTIAAMHYAIQKGKISI, encoded by the coding sequence TTGGATGAGAAAACCATATCTAGTAAATTGATTTATGATGGTGAAGTTATCAAAATGAAAGTTGATACTGTTAAATTAACTAACGGTATCATTACCACACGAGAGATAATAAATCACAATGGTTCTGTAGCTATAGTTGCTCTTGATAATGATAAAGTCTCACTACTTATGGTGAGACAATATCGAAAAGCGGTTGAAGAAGCAATATTAGAAGTTCCTTCTGGAACTTTGGAGTTAGATGAAGATCCTTTGGATTGCGCTTATAGAGAACTGGAAGAAGAAACAGGCTACATTGCAAAACATATGGAAAAAATTGGTTCTATTATGATAAGTCCTGGTTTTCTAAACGAAAAAACAGATATATATTTTGCAAAGGATTTAACATTTAGCAATATCAATCTAGATGAAGATGAGATTTTGCTGGTAGAAAAATATTCTATTAAAGAAATACTTGAACTGATAAATAGAGAAATTGTAACTGATGCTATGACTATTGCTGCAATGCATTATGCTATTCAGAAGGGCAAAATTTCTATATAA
- the sdhB gene encoding succinate dehydrogenase iron-sulfur subunit, whose protein sequence is MKVKLDVGRFNPESEGDKSFRQEFDLEVEEYYTVLDALMQVRDYEDPSLAMRCSCRASICGSCAMKINGTSGLGCNTKIVDVIKKDGSVKVDPAGNLPVVKDLVVDMQPFWSKVREIKPFLQTKGPEPEDEYIAPQQAMLDLVKPVGCIMCGACVSDCTVLEVDSNFIGPAALAKASRFIDDPRDEMNSERFAQLNQYTGVWDCTRCMACVQVCPKGVAPMDRIMSIRDQIINAGIKNTNGARHAEGFASIVKKYGTLDETQLVIKTFGVFNPIVALKNIKALFGLLPVAFRALRKNKLPPVFHHKIAGVSYIKNIFKKLGA, encoded by the coding sequence ATGAAAGTAAAATTAGATGTTGGTCGTTTTAATCCTGAATCTGAAGGAGATAAAAGTTTTCGACAGGAATTTGATTTAGAAGTAGAAGAATATTACACCGTTTTAGATGCTTTAATGCAAGTTAGAGATTATGAAGATCCTTCCCTTGCTATGAGATGTTCATGTAGAGCTTCTATTTGTGGATCTTGTGCGATGAAAATTAATGGGACATCTGGTTTAGGGTGTAACACAAAAATTGTGGACGTTATAAAGAAAGATGGTTCGGTAAAAGTCGACCCTGCTGGTAATTTACCAGTAGTGAAAGATTTAGTAGTAGATATGCAACCTTTTTGGAGTAAGGTTCGAGAGATAAAACCTTTTTTACAAACTAAAGGTCCTGAACCTGAAGATGAATATATTGCACCACAACAAGCTATGCTAGATTTAGTAAAACCGGTTGGTTGTATAATGTGTGGAGCATGTGTTTCTGATTGTACAGTTCTTGAAGTTGATAGTAATTTTATAGGTCCTGCAGCATTAGCAAAAGCTTCACGTTTTATAGACGATCCTCGTGATGAAATGAATTCAGAACGCTTTGCTCAACTTAATCAATATACAGGCGTATGGGATTGTACAAGATGTATGGCTTGTGTTCAAGTATGTCCGAAGGGTGTTGCTCCTATGGATCGCATAATGTCTATTAGAGACCAAATAATAAATGCTGGAATAAAGAATACTAATGGTGCAAGGCATGCTGAAGGATTTGCATCTATTGTGAAAAAATATGGGACATTGGATGAAACTCAGTTAGTTATTAAAACATTTGGTGTCTTCAATCCTATTGTTGCATTAAAGAACATTAAAGCATTATTTGGTTTATTGCCTGTTGCTTTTAGAGCATTGAGAAAAAATAAACTACCACCGGTATTCCATCATAAGATTGCTGGAGTTTCATACATAAAAAATATATTTAAGAAATTGGGTGCATAA
- a CDS encoding FAD-binding protein, with product MAVYQHDVLVVGAGLAGMRATLAAQEAGADVAMITKVHPVRSHSNAAQGGINAALESRGDDWDDHAYNTVKGSDYLGDQDAIEIMCQEAGPAVVELEHMGVVFNRDENGRLGTRHFGGQEVARTFFVADITGQALLHALYEQIMKYNPRVYEEWFVTSLVVEDGKCCGVVALELMTGQIHLIKAKAVILATGGTGRCFEPSTNGLVVTADGQGLAYQVGVPLMDMEMVQYHPTTLKGNGVLMTEGARGEGGYLLNSEGERFMKTYAPNFMELASRDVVSRSEQTEINEGRGIDGCVLLDLRHLGRELIETKLAYINEVAMDFANVNLAEEPCPIRPGNHYEMGGIKTDVHGVTSMPGLYAAGECANVSVHGGNRLGANSLLDTVVFGKRAGIHAADYSKQIEQINVPDSIVSLDEGRIKSFFDKKDNTDTPATIRLAMGQAMNEGVAVFRDEEGMQAAYKTILELKDRYKRLGVHDSGKIFNTNLLFAFELGFMLDTAETICVSALARKESRGAHYRTDMPERDDENWMKHILVQNTGEDMPAVDFSPVTITRWEPQIRSY from the coding sequence ATGGCAGTATATCAACACGATGTTTTAGTAGTGGGAGCTGGTCTTGCTGGTATGAGAGCTACCTTAGCTGCTCAAGAAGCTGGTGCAGATGTAGCAATGATTACTAAAGTCCATCCTGTACGTAGTCATTCTAATGCAGCTCAAGGCGGTATAAATGCTGCCCTTGAGAGTCGTGGTGATGATTGGGATGACCATGCATATAACACTGTGAAGGGTAGTGATTATCTAGGAGACCAAGATGCAATAGAAATTATGTGTCAAGAAGCTGGACCTGCAGTTGTTGAACTTGAACATATGGGTGTTGTATTTAATCGAGATGAAAACGGGCGATTAGGTACTAGGCATTTTGGTGGACAGGAAGTGGCACGAACATTTTTTGTAGCAGATATTACTGGGCAGGCTCTTTTGCATGCCTTATATGAACAAATTATGAAATATAATCCACGTGTGTATGAAGAATGGTTTGTAACCTCTCTTGTAGTTGAAGATGGTAAATGTTGTGGAGTAGTAGCTTTAGAGCTAATGACAGGGCAAATACATCTAATAAAAGCTAAGGCAGTAATACTAGCTACTGGAGGTACAGGAAGATGTTTTGAACCTAGCACAAATGGCCTCGTAGTTACTGCTGATGGTCAAGGTTTGGCTTATCAAGTAGGAGTTCCTCTTATGGATATGGAAATGGTTCAATATCATCCTACTACACTCAAAGGTAATGGGGTATTAATGACAGAGGGTGCTCGAGGAGAAGGCGGTTATCTTCTTAATTCCGAAGGTGAAAGATTCATGAAGACATATGCTCCAAATTTTATGGAGCTTGCTTCGAGAGATGTAGTTTCAAGATCTGAACAAACTGAAATTAATGAAGGTAGAGGAATTGATGGTTGTGTTCTTCTTGATTTGAGACACCTAGGTCGAGAATTGATTGAAACAAAACTTGCATATATTAATGAAGTTGCAATGGATTTTGCTAATGTAAATTTGGCTGAAGAACCATGTCCGATACGACCAGGTAATCATTACGAAATGGGAGGAATAAAAACTGATGTCCATGGTGTAACTAGTATGCCTGGATTGTATGCAGCCGGAGAATGTGCGAATGTTAGCGTTCATGGTGGAAATAGACTGGGTGCAAATTCTTTACTAGATACCGTTGTATTTGGTAAAAGAGCAGGGATCCATGCGGCAGATTATTCTAAACAAATCGAACAAATTAATGTTCCTGACTCTATAGTTTCTCTAGACGAAGGCAGAATTAAATCCTTTTTTGATAAAAAAGATAATACAGATACTCCAGCAACGATTAGATTAGCCATGGGGCAAGCTATGAACGAAGGAGTTGCAGTTTTTAGAGATGAAGAAGGAATGCAAGCAGCATATAAAACTATTTTAGAATTAAAAGATAGATATAAGCGATTAGGTGTTCATGATAGTGGGAAAATATTTAATACTAACTTATTATTTGCATTTGAATTAGGTTTTATGCTAGATACTGCAGAAACTATTTGTGTAAGTGCTTTGGCTAGAAAAGAAAGTAGGGGAGCACATTACAGAACTGATATGCCTGAACGTGATGATGAAAATTGGATGAAACATATTTTAGTACAAAATACAGGCGAAGATATGCCTGCAGTAGATTTCTCTCCAGTTACTATCACTCGTTGGGAACCACAGATTAGGAGTTATTAA
- a CDS encoding NAD(+)/NADH kinase, giving the protein MKNIGVVYNNLIQGTKEVARDLSEKFQSKSIGFVCDLENLPANSDVNVLIVVGGDGTILAAAHKVYNSETSILGVNMGTLGFMTELNVEEALLNINDEFIDHTHIEERSMVEAAIVHFSEDTSSNFTFLALNEIVVGSGSVAKMARIEVKVDGQWLTEYRSDSVIVSTATGSTGYSLSAGGPILYPTSSDILLQPVAAHLGFGSGLVLPSNSLVELKVISNGSAAISADGIVTNKLTKNDKVLVKLSDKKVKFLRRSKSFHSYRNIMKFFGMNDSSN; this is encoded by the coding sequence ATGAAAAATATTGGTGTTGTTTACAATAATTTAATACAAGGTACTAAAGAGGTAGCAAGAGATTTGAGTGAAAAATTTCAGTCAAAGTCTATAGGTTTCGTTTGTGATTTGGAAAATCTACCTGCAAATTCTGATGTAAATGTTTTGATAGTTGTAGGTGGAGATGGAACAATATTAGCAGCTGCGCATAAGGTATATAACTCAGAAACATCTATTTTAGGTGTTAATATGGGGACCTTGGGTTTCATGACTGAACTTAATGTCGAAGAGGCACTTTTAAATATTAACGACGAATTTATAGACCATACCCATATTGAAGAACGAAGTATGGTAGAGGCTGCAATAGTTCATTTCTCTGAAGACACTTCATCTAATTTTACCTTTCTTGCACTAAATGAAATAGTGGTAGGGAGTGGATCTGTTGCAAAGATGGCCCGAATTGAAGTTAAAGTAGACGGTCAATGGCTAACTGAATATAGGTCTGATTCCGTTATTGTTTCTACAGCGACAGGCAGCACAGGGTATTCATTATCAGCCGGCGGTCCAATATTGTATCCAACCTCTTCTGATATATTATTACAACCTGTTGCAGCTCATTTGGGTTTTGGTAGCGGTTTGGTTTTACCATCAAATAGTTTAGTTGAACTTAAAGTCATTTCAAATGGTTCTGCAGCAATTAGTGCTGATGGTATTGTTACGAATAAACTTACAAAAAACGATAAAGTTTTAGTTAAATTGAGTGATAAAAAAGTTAAATTTTTGCGCCGAAGCAAATCTTTTCATAGTTATCGCAATATTATGAAATTTTTTGGTATGAATGATTCATCAAATTAG